One window of Macrococcus sp. 19Msa1099 genomic DNA carries:
- a CDS encoding glucosamine-6-phosphate isomerase — MAMNFKVFEDKSTAANYVADLFRKQMNNNPTSIIATALGNEADAVLAELSADVAKTPVDMSQIHIFDYDKKQAEYLNIGIVESQYHKGGKGSIMSLIDEEAKTKENKGKLTTLFASVTSSGAVGYKELDQDDDKGLRAAREVVLILTGRDKADIVRNLYKTEAGGRFEAANLKTHRMVNVIMDKEAAQGLPEDVREYFYQMYS; from the coding sequence ATGGCAATGAACTTTAAAGTATTTGAAGATAAATCAACAGCAGCAAATTATGTGGCAGACTTATTCCGTAAACAGATGAACAATAACCCAACTTCTATTATTGCAACAGCATTAGGCAATGAGGCTGATGCTGTACTTGCAGAACTTTCTGCGGATGTGGCAAAGACACCAGTAGATATGAGCCAGATTCACATCTTTGATTATGACAAGAAACAAGCAGAATATTTAAATATCGGTATTGTGGAAAGTCAGTATCATAAAGGTGGTAAAGGAAGTATTATGTCTTTGATCGATGAAGAAGCAAAGACTAAAGAGAATAAAGGAAAACTGACAACCTTATTTGCATCTGTAACAAGCAGTGGAGCAGTAGGCTATAAGGAGCTGGATCAAGACGATGACAAAGGTTTACGTGCCGCACGTGAAGTTGTTCTTATCTTAACAGGTCGTGATAAAGCGGATATAGTTCGTAATCTTTATAAAACTGAAGCGGGTGGACGCTTCGAAGCGGCTAATCTTAAGACGCATCGAATGGTTAACGTTATTATGGATAAAGAAGCAGCACAAGGTTTGCCAGAAGACGTGCGTGAA